The Limnohabitans sp. region GTCGATCTGCCCACCCAGCAAGTCTTGCATGGCCGGTGCACTGCCTTGATAGGGCACATGATCGAGCTCGCTGGCCTTGCCCTCGATTTTCAGCAATTCGCCATACAGGTGGTTGGCAGAGCCAATGCCGGATGTGCCATAACGCATCGGTTTGGTTTTGGCGGCATTCACAAACTGCGCCAGGGTTTGGTAAGGCGATTGAGCCCGCACCAGCAGCAGCATGGGCGCTTCGACCAACATGCCCATGTGGGTGAAATCGTTGACCGGATCGAACGGCATGGTGCGTCGGGTGGCGGTGGCGTAGATATGCACCGAGGCGTGGCTGACCAGCAGGGTGTAACCATCGGCGGCCTGACGTGATGCGAATTCGGTGCCGATCAAACCACCCGCTCCTGCGCGGTTGTCCACCACCACAGTTTGAGACAAGGCCTGCGACAGGTGGGGCGCCATCATGCGGGCAACGGTGTCCACCAAGCCACCGGGCGGGTACTGGCAAATCAAACGAATCGGTCCTTTGCTGGGCCAAGCAGACGACTGGGCATGGACCCAAGGGGCAACCAATGTGGCCGCACCCACGGCCAGTAATTCACGACGTTTCATGGGGACTCCTAGAGCAAAGCAAAGTTAAAAAATGGCTTGGCCACTGGCCAGCGATGTGGCTACGCAGGAGTTGTGCCAACCCGGCCCGATAGATGCTTTCCAGCCCCCGCCGTCATCAACAATGCGCGAGCCGCACAGTCGAAATCCCAAAAACGCACCAAAAAAGGGCTTAATCGCAGACGCGCACTGTTTTAAATCGACCCCTTGCACTGATTTAAGGCAGTTCGCACACCGTTTGAGAAAGGAAAACCAGTCATGAGCATGCCAACTCCTCGCCGCTATTTGCTGATCAACCCCAACACCAATCCTTTGACCACACAGCGGCTGCAAGATGTCTTGCAGCCGCTGGTGCCGCCGGGCGTTCAGTTGGATGTGCACACCGCCAGCTTCGGTGCGAACTACATCGCCTGCGAAGCCAGCCATGTGGTGGCCGCGCATGCTTGCCTGGATGCGTGGGCAGCGCAGCGCAGCGTCGCGTCCGATCCATTGGATGGTGTGTTGATTGGCTGTTTTGGCGACCCGGGCTTGTTCGCGCTGCGCGAAGCCAGTGGCTGCCCGGTCACTGGCCTGGCTGAGGCCTCCTTCATTCAGGCCGCAGCGCACGGCCCCTTTGCCATCGTGACCGGTGGCGAACGCTGGAAGCCCATGCTGCACCGCTTGGCCGGCAGCCTGGGCTTTGGGCCACAACTGCGCCACATCGAAACCGTGGCCCCCACCGGTGCGGCACTCCAGGCTGATCCTGAGATGGCCATTCGCTGTTTGACGCAGGCTTGCCAGCAAGCGGCCCAGTCCGGTGTGGCCGCCATCATCCTGGGCGGCGCGGGTTTGGCTGGTTACGCCCGGCTGTTGCAGCCGCACATCGTGCTGCCCTTGATTGACAGTGCGCTGGCGGGCTTGGAAGTCATGCTTGGCCAAGGCACACCGCCAGCGCCCCACGACCAAGACGGATTTTTTGCGCAATGGCAGGGTATGCCCGATGCGTTCGGAAGCATTTCAAGAGAGGGTGTACAGAGTTTTGTGTAAACGGGGCTGCGATCATCCTAGAAAACGCAGTTGCCCGCTTTGACCCCGCTGGAAACCCTGATGTATCCTGAACTTTGTGAGCACGAAGACGCTCACCTTGTGGGTGACACCGCTACGCACCCGATGGCACAGCCCTGGGGGGCACTGGCGGCGTTGCTCGTCGTTCCAGGGGTGCAGCCTGCGGCCTCCTCGCGCCTGGCCATTGCCCCCCATGTCAGCACCCTCGGGCGCGTTCAACTGAGTTTTCTAGGATCATTCCTTGGGCATCCTGCCTTCGAACTGAATTTAGGACACCCTCACTTCACAAGGCCGGATCCATGAAGCCCGACGTGTGCGCCGTGCACCCACAAAAAAACCGCTTCGCCGCGGTCTTTTTGGGGTGTCAGGCTTCAGGCATCACTTGCGTGGGCCTTTGGGTCTGTTCAACCAATTGGCCACCATGAACAGGCAGAAAACCACGAACATGATGATGAGGATGTGTTTGATTTCCATGGTGAGTCCTTGAGTTGCGAGTTGATCTTGTGAACGACGTGGGAATAGATTATGCAGAGATGACAGGCTGGCGTACAGAGGGGGACTTTGAACGCATCAAAGGTCCCATGGCCCACAGGGTCAGCAACAGCAGGGCAATTTCGATCAGGTAAACGGCCGAATAACCCATGACGGGGCTGCTGATCAGCGCCACACCGTCACGCACCAAGCCGCCTGCGGCCATGCCCACACCAGCGGCCGTGGCCTGCACGGCCCCCCAGGCACCCATGGCCAAACCGATCTGGCCTGGTGGGGCCAGTTGCATGGAGGCGGTGAGGGTGCCGTGGGCAAACAAACCACCCCCCAAACCAATCAGGAAAATGCCCAGCACAAACAGCGCAGGCCAGACCAATGGGGCCGCCGCGATGATGGCCACAAAGGCGGGCAAACCGATCCAGGCGCCCCAGCCAGACATGCGGTAGGCGTCTGCGCCGCGCCCCAGCACGCGCGAGGCCCAGGCAAAGCCCAGCAGCCCCCCCAGCGCCAAGGTGGCCGAGAGCAAGGTGGTGCTGGACACGCTCATGTGCAAGATCTCGCCACCATAGGGTTCGAGCAACACGTCTTCCATGGTGAACGCCATGGTGCCCAGGCCCACTGCCAGCAGGCGGCGCAGTGTGTTGGGGCCTTGGCAAAACAGTTGCCAGGCTTGCGCGAATGTGTGCTCGATGGGCGTGCCGGGTTTGCGCAGACGGCTACGCGGCTCCTGCTTCCACAAGGCGATCACGTTCAGCACCAGCGTGGTCACGGCCACGGCTTGCACCACGCGAATCAGCTGGCCGGGGCTGTAGTCGTGCAGCAAAAACCCAAGTACCAGGGCGCTGCCGATCATGCCGATCAGCTGCATGACGTACATCAGGCCCACCACCTGGGGCTGACGCTCTGGCGGTGCCAAGTCGGTGGCCAGCGCCAGGCCTGCGGTTTGTACGGTGTGCATGCCCAGGCCCACCAACAGGAAGGCCCCTGCTGCTCCCACTTGTCCGACCCAGGCTGGGGCCTGGCTGGACTGGCCGGCACCGGCCAGCACCAGCAGTGCAAAGGGCATGATGGAAAAACCACCGAACTGCAGCAAGCTGCCCATCCAGATGTAGGGCACGCGCCGCCAGCCCAGTTGCGAGCGGTGGTTGTCGGAGCGAAAACCGATCAGGGCCCTCAAGGGCGCGATCAGCAAAGGCAGGGCCACCATGAAGGACACCAGCGTGGCCGAGACCTTGAGCTCGACGATCATCACGCGGTTGAGGGTACCCACCAGCATGACCATGGCCATGCCCACAGAAATTTGAAACAGCGATAAGCGCAGCAGACGCGACAGCGGCAAATCATCGCTGGCGGCGTCGGCAAATGGCAAAAAGCGCGGGCCCAGATTGGCCAGCGACTGCGTCCATGAAGTGTGTGTTTTTCTCATAAGAGAAGGACCAGGCGCTTGCGCGCCTGGCCTTTCGGCGGGACAAGCCCGTTACTTCTTCACTGCGGCATCCGCCGGGGCTGCGACGGCGACTTTGGCGCTGCCGTTGAGGAAGTCTTTCACCCAGGTGGTGTTCAGGGTGAGGGCCAGGTGCACGCTGAACGAGGCAATGGCCACGGCCGCAATGAACACCGGGATACCCACCGAAGGTTTCACCACCAACCACATTTTCGAGTAGATCATGTTGTGACTCCTTTACTTGAGCCAAGGTGAGTAGATGTAGGCCAGCAGATGGGCAAATGCG contains the following coding sequences:
- a CDS encoding PucC family protein, producing MRKTHTSWTQSLANLGPRFLPFADAASDDLPLSRLLRLSLFQISVGMAMVMLVGTLNRVMIVELKVSATLVSFMVALPLLIAPLRALIGFRSDNHRSQLGWRRVPYIWMGSLLQFGGFSIMPFALLVLAGAGQSSQAPAWVGQVGAAGAFLLVGLGMHTVQTAGLALATDLAPPERQPQVVGLMYVMQLIGMIGSALVLGFLLHDYSPGQLIRVVQAVAVTTLVLNVIALWKQEPRSRLRKPGTPIEHTFAQAWQLFCQGPNTLRRLLAVGLGTMAFTMEDVLLEPYGGEILHMSVSSTTLLSATLALGGLLGFAWASRVLGRGADAYRMSGWGAWIGLPAFVAIIAAAPLVWPALFVLGIFLIGLGGGLFAHGTLTASMQLAPPGQIGLAMGAWGAVQATAAGVGMAAGGLVRDGVALISSPVMGYSAVYLIEIALLLLTLWAMGPLMRSKSPSVRQPVISA
- a CDS encoding light-harvesting protein produces the protein MIYSKMWLVVKPSVGIPVFIAAVAIASFSVHLALTLNTTWVKDFLNGSAKVAVAAPADAAVKK
- a CDS encoding tripartite tricarboxylate transporter substrate binding protein yields the protein MKRRELLAVGAATLVAPWVHAQSSAWPSKGPIRLICQYPPGGLVDTVARMMAPHLSQALSQTVVVDNRAGAGGLIGTEFASRQAADGYTLLVSHASVHIYATATRRTMPFDPVNDFTHMGMLVEAPMLLLVRAQSPYQTLAQFVNAAKTKPMRYGTSGIGSANHLYGELLKIEGKASELDHVPYQGSAPAMQDLLGGQIDGVFDPVTTNVNQLKAGSLRALAVSTPQRMAAFPNIPTFAELGYGSLTGSQWLGLSAPKNLPTPIAQRLTALIPEILAKPDVMARLEEVQTLPRKQPVVGDDFVKLIQSQISSWTAVAKRAKVEVIA
- a CDS encoding aspartate/glutamate racemase family protein, which produces MSMPTPRRYLLINPNTNPLTTQRLQDVLQPLVPPGVQLDVHTASFGANYIACEASHVVAAHACLDAWAAQRSVASDPLDGVLIGCFGDPGLFALREASGCPVTGLAEASFIQAAAHGPFAIVTGGERWKPMLHRLAGSLGFGPQLRHIETVAPTGAALQADPEMAIRCLTQACQQAAQSGVAAIILGGAGLAGYARLLQPHIVLPLIDSALAGLEVMLGQGTPPAPHDQDGFFAQWQGMPDAFGSISREGVQSFV